The following are encoded in a window of Deltaproteobacteria bacterium genomic DNA:
- a CDS encoding sigma-54-dependent Fis family transcriptional regulator, producing MSASVLVVDDEPVFRVMAEEALSADGFDVRTASTLARARSEVDRTAPDVVILDRRLPDGDGIDFLPVLRASGSSAPLVIVVTAYGDVENAVDALRAGAWDYLTKPVQLTDLVVKLRKAIEARGLRDRLALAKSSAAQPSRVEPRSAAMREVVSRISSVAQSPTTPVFLTGPSGAGKQYAAELLHALTYQATDADAPFVELNCAAIPEELLESELFGHEKGAFTDAKTARRGLVELADGGTLFLDEVTELPLRSQAKLLKFLDTMTFRRLGSERERSVRLRVVAATNRNLHDAGRAERLREDLFHRLAVFVVAIPSLAERGEDIAELTDSFVEFFAGRLRKNVRGLTTGARAALAHYGYPGQVRELRNIIERAMILARGPLITEDDLVLPGSAAASPARPGFFVVELGEGGAPPELEQVEREYVGRVLGHLGGRRMAAAQALGVSYPTFLKRLRELGLEREDKG from the coding sequence ATGAGCGCGAGCGTTCTGGTCGTGGACGACGAACCGGTCTTTCGCGTGATGGCGGAAGAGGCGCTCTCTGCGGACGGCTTCGACGTGCGCACCGCCTCTACTCTGGCGAGGGCCCGCAGCGAGGTCGATCGTACAGCCCCCGACGTCGTGATCCTGGATCGGCGTCTTCCGGACGGGGACGGGATCGATTTTCTGCCGGTGCTTCGCGCCTCGGGCTCGTCCGCACCCCTGGTGATCGTCGTGACGGCCTACGGCGACGTCGAGAACGCTGTGGACGCGCTGCGGGCGGGGGCCTGGGACTACCTGACCAAGCCGGTGCAGCTCACGGATCTGGTGGTGAAGCTGCGCAAGGCGATCGAGGCCCGGGGATTGCGCGACCGTCTGGCCCTGGCCAAGAGCAGCGCGGCCCAGCCCTCGCGCGTGGAGCCTCGCAGCGCGGCCATGCGCGAGGTCGTGTCGCGCATCTCGAGCGTGGCCCAGAGCCCGACCACGCCAGTCTTTCTGACGGGCCCCTCGGGGGCGGGGAAGCAATACGCCGCGGAGTTGCTGCACGCGCTCACCTACCAGGCCACGGACGCGGACGCCCCCTTCGTCGAGCTGAACTGCGCCGCGATTCCGGAGGAGCTCCTCGAGAGCGAGCTCTTCGGTCACGAGAAGGGCGCCTTCACCGACGCCAAGACCGCGCGCCGGGGGCTGGTCGAGCTCGCCGACGGCGGGACCCTCTTTCTCGACGAGGTCACCGAGTTGCCGCTGCGTTCGCAGGCCAAGCTGCTGAAGTTTCTCGACACGATGACCTTCCGGCGACTGGGCAGCGAACGCGAGCGAAGCGTACGACTACGCGTGGTCGCGGCGACGAATCGTAACCTGCACGACGCGGGGCGGGCCGAGCGGCTACGGGAGGATCTCTTCCACCGGCTCGCGGTCTTCGTGGTCGCGATCCCGTCGCTTGCGGAGCGCGGCGAGGACATCGCGGAGCTGACGGATTCTTTCGTGGAGTTCTTCGCCGGGCGCCTGCGCAAGAACGTGCGGGGGCTCACCACGGGGGCTCGCGCGGCCCTGGCGCACTACGGGTACCCCGGGCAGGTTCGCGAGCTGCGCAACATCATCGAGCGGGCCATGATCCTCGCCCGAGGACCCCTGATCACCGAGGACGATCTGGTCTTGCCGGGTAGCGCGGCGGCGTCTCCCGCGCGGCCGGGCTTCTTCGTGGTCGAGCTCGGGGAGGGGGGCGCACCGCCGGAGCTGGAGCAGGTCGAGCGTGAGTACGTGGGCCGAGTGCTCGGACACCTCGGGGGCCGGCGGATGGCCGCGGCGCAGGCGCTCGGCGTCTCGTACCCCACTTTCTTGAAGCGGCTGCGGGAGCTGGGGCTAGAGCGAGAGGATAAGGGGTAG